One genomic window of Magnolia sinica isolate HGM2019 chromosome 3, MsV1, whole genome shotgun sequence includes the following:
- the LOC131239695 gene encoding uncharacterized protein LOC131239695 isoform X1 gives MPMAIIQPRPLSFLSFYHKPNYNNSNQSPLSSLSLSPLQNTDYLAINLSFPICCNLHFRAAMASTKATTTFLFFLFTILLGGFSIPGFAGEETVSNLQWNSNSPTEMNEKIDSRGLWRWRDRNSRRLMIGSTAPICTYNECRGCKYKCRAEQIPVDANDPINSAYHYRCVCHR, from the exons ATGCCAATGGCCATCATTCAACCACGCCccctctctttcctctccttttATCACAAACCCAATTATAATAATTCAAACCAATCAcccctatcttctctctctctctctcctcttcaaaACACTGACTATCTAGCTATTAACCTCTCATTTCCAATCTGCTGCAATCTTCATTTCCGTGCTGCAATGGCTAGTACAAAAGCCACTAccaccttcctcttcttcttattCACTATTCTCCTCGGAGGTTTCTCTATACCAG GTTTTGCAGGTGAAGAAACAGTGTCCAATCTGCAATGGAATTCTAACTCACCAACAGAAATGAATGAGAAG ATTGATAGTAGAGGACTTTGGAGATGGAGGGATAGGAATTCAAGGAGGTTGATGATTGGATCAACAGCTCCTATTTGCACTTATAATGAATGCAGAGGGTGCAAGTACAAGTGTAGAGCCGAGCAGATTCCAGTTGATGCAAATGACCCTATCAACAGTGCTTATCACTACAGATGTGTTTGCCACAGGTGA
- the LOC131239695 gene encoding EPIDERMAL PATTERNING FACTOR-like protein 9 isoform X2 translates to MVQCFAGEETVSNLQWNSNSPTEMNEKIDSRGLWRWRDRNSRRLMIGSTAPICTYNECRGCKYKCRAEQIPVDANDPINSAYHYRCVCHR, encoded by the exons ATGGTGCAAT GTTTTGCAGGTGAAGAAACAGTGTCCAATCTGCAATGGAATTCTAACTCACCAACAGAAATGAATGAGAAG ATTGATAGTAGAGGACTTTGGAGATGGAGGGATAGGAATTCAAGGAGGTTGATGATTGGATCAACAGCTCCTATTTGCACTTATAATGAATGCAGAGGGTGCAAGTACAAGTGTAGAGCCGAGCAGATTCCAGTTGATGCAAATGACCCTATCAACAGTGCTTATCACTACAGATGTGTTTGCCACAGGTGA